In a genomic window of Methanogenium sp. S4BF:
- a CDS encoding AI-2E family transporter, with translation MYPHGKKRDWFIIGISLFLVLLITMMFRELINPVLIAGALAAVLIPFHNGLKKHIRPSLSSILITTAVVIFIVVMLMVSFVVIVANGEYIQEVVNSIFAWLSLGGGIFGMDLNPVVFDIQSIVNGIIAAVTGSIGEILGATAYYSIIFMILFLTLYLFILYGEQMFYEIWALVPTESKPKLSILNVLVSDSLYSLIIVHVGIALIVFVVALPFFTILGYGHVLFWSIICAIFALIPVFGPVIIIAFLAVYAISLGDYFGLALILLIGWPLLCAIPDWYLRPVLMGKRSKLNAVLIFIALFGGIAVMGVLGFLYGPLALAILTGVYRIYTTEFGGGHSPVQDKLS, from the coding sequence ATGTATCCCCACGGAAAGAAACGAGACTGGTTTATCATTGGCATATCGTTGTTTCTGGTTCTCCTGATCACGATGATGTTTCGCGAGCTTATAAATCCGGTTCTCATTGCAGGAGCACTTGCAGCGGTTCTCATACCTTTTCATAACGGTTTGAAGAAACACATCCGCCCGTCCCTTTCATCCATTCTCATCACAACTGCTGTGGTGATATTTATTGTTGTCATGCTGATGGTCTCTTTCGTTGTCATCGTTGCAAACGGTGAGTATATTCAGGAAGTCGTTAACAGTATCTTTGCCTGGCTTTCTTTAGGGGGAGGAATTTTTGGCATGGATCTCAATCCGGTTGTCTTTGACATTCAGTCCATTGTCAATGGCATCATTGCAGCAGTGACAGGTTCAATCGGTGAAATACTCGGTGCAACTGCCTATTACTCGATTATTTTCATGATTCTGTTCCTCACCCTGTATCTTTTTATTCTGTACGGGGAACAGATGTTTTATGAAATATGGGCTCTCGTGCCAACGGAATCAAAGCCGAAACTTTCCATTCTCAATGTGCTGGTATCAGATTCACTTTACTCCCTCATTATCGTCCATGTGGGAATTGCCCTGATCGTCTTTGTTGTTGCCCTGCCCTTCTTTACGATCCTCGGGTATGGGCATGTGCTCTTCTGGTCAATAATCTGTGCGATATTTGCATTAATCCCTGTATTCGGGCCGGTAATTATCATTGCATTTCTTGCCGTCTATGCCATCTCTCTGGGGGATTATTTCGGACTGGCGCTGATACTGCTGATTGGATGGCCTCTTCTGTGTGCCATTCCTGACTGGTATCTGCGTCCTGTCCTGATGGGAAAACGTTCCAAGCTCAATGCTGTCCTGATATTCATTGCCCTTTTTGGTGGCATTGCTGTCATGGGAGTGCTGGGTTTTCTCTACGGGCCGCTTGCGCTTGCCATTCTGACCGGTGTCTACCGTATATATACGACGGAGTTTGGAGGGGGTCACAGTCCGGTTCAGGATAAATTGTCCTGA